Within the Miscanthus floridulus cultivar M001 chromosome 17, ASM1932011v1, whole genome shotgun sequence genome, the region AACTGGGAAGCTGAGCTGTGGCCACAGCTATCATGTGCATTGCATAAAGCAGTGGCTTTCTCGGAAGAACGCTTGCCCGGTTTGCAAGACCACTGTCTCAAAGACCTGAAGTCCCTATTCTAGTGTCTAAACCACACTTTCATCGAGTATAATTAATCAAATTGAAATGCAAAAGATTAGTTCTTCTTTTGTTGCTGTACAGCCCAGCCGTCTGCATACACGCTTGTACAAGCACAGGATCCAAGTATTTATTTGCATATAGAATTTACAATTTTTTCTCCATGGTCTATTGAGTACAGTGTCTAGTACAGTACTGCCTGTCTGACTCAACGCATGACAGTCGGACTGCATGAGTTCTTCCATGCATTCTGTTGAGAAAGTTGCTGCATCTCAATATAATTTAAGACTTTTTCCCCCAGCTCCAGCTTGAATTCAGCTTGGTCTGAACTATGAAGTattggtagggatgaaaacggtacggaaataTTCCGAACCGACCGCTTtcgttttctatattatgatactgttttctatattatgatatcGTTTCCGAATTTTGCCAAACATAAACATTTGTCATTTTCAATTAGTTTCGCAACCATTTTCAACCATTTGTTGTACTCTTTAATTGCTAAAATgtagaaatatcccgaaccgatcgctttcgttttctatattgtaataccgtttccgaccgttttcattgGGAGCATGTTTCATCCACCACATTTCCCGGTGACGACCTTCAGGTACTTGGACACCACTGTCCTCGTCTTCCTGCTCTTGATGCTGAACGACGGCGGCCTTTGCTTCCGCACCACCATCGACGATGACGGTGTCCCCGTCGTCTTGGACGTCTCCGACCCCACGCCCTCCCTCAGCGCCGGCCTCCTCCGCGTCTGCGCGCGCTGCAAGCCAACCGGCGGTTCAGGTTCCTCTCCACTCGGGCTGTCCGTGGCATCCGCTTCCAAGGCCCTCGCTTGTGCATCTCCTTCTCGATCATCTCGATCCGCATCGATATCTCCTCGCCGGCGCGCAGCGCCTCCGCCCACGCCTCCGCCGCGGCCACCTTCTTCTCGGCGACGATCTGGACGACCTCGGGGCGGCCGGTCAGGTACTCGTACTCGAACCTGGAGATCGTCACGTTCCCGGACGTCTGCTGCGACATGACCGCCGCCCTGGCCAGCGTTGCGGCCTCGACGGCGGCCCTGAGCTTCGCCGTCGCCACGGCCTCCGACGCCCTCGCTGCCTCGAGCTCCTTGACTGACTCCCTGACCCACTGCTCGACCGCCGCGATCTCGGCGCCGACGGTGTCCGCGTCCTCTTCTGACGCACTGGTTCTCCAGCTCCGTCAGCGCCCTCTCCTTCTCCGCCGCCTCGGTCTCCTCGCCCAGCTGCCGCAGCGCGGCCGACAGCTCGGCGAGCACCGCCTCGGCCCTCTCGTCAGCGGCCGTGGCGGCGTCCAATCGGGACCTGGCCCTGAGAAGCCTGGCgttcagctgctgcacctgcgcGCTGGCCCTCTCCTCCTGCTCGGCTAGGCGGTCGATCTCCTCGGTGACACGCGCCTTCTCCATGCGCGTGCGTTCCACGGAGCCGGTGAACGGGGCTCCCTCTTCCTTGATGGACTCCAGCTCTACCCTCGCCGAGGTCAGCTCGGACTCCGCAGCCTGCCGCGACGAGCGGTCGTCGCGTTCGTGCTCCCCGTGTCGCGCGATCGTCAGTGCGTACTCGGCGTGGCGCGTCTCCTCCGTCGCTGGCACCACCGCCGTGTCCGCGGACTCGA harbors:
- the LOC136516055 gene encoding protein PLASTID MOVEMENT IMPAIRED 2-like yields the protein MEGKMEQNSGEIRLGEAMSIFGQSIDVRRPGRSRRTRRATHKKFSPANDSPARPSLERLHQRRAVTERERGRAESELSRATGMAQELERQIEQANATARSSHRPELQRTHASGSGSSRRKKPGLVVDADQPRDQSNTLLVEVMQELDRVKSELRELRCEVKAAREAKAEAHGDAETPTPRAISPGSRTLDGVEREAGEENEEERGRGIAELAVAGGFREGVQVTRALADVLRRDRSLGASDPDHRYATASSSDVGLESADTAVVPATEETRHAEYALTIARHGEHERDDRSSRQAAESELTSARVELESIKEEGAPFTGSVERTRMEKARVTEEIDRLAEQEERASAQVQQLNARLLRARSRLDAATAADERAEAVLAELSAALRQLGEETEAAEKERALTELENQCWVRESVKELEAARASEAVATAKLRAAVEAATLARAAVMSQQTSGNVTISRFEYEYLTGRPEVVQIVAEKKVAAAEAWAEALRAGEEISMRIEMIEKEMHKRGPWKRMPRTARVERNLNRRLACSARRRGGGRR